A single window of Ovis canadensis isolate MfBH-ARS-UI-01 breed Bighorn chromosome 15, ARS-UI_OviCan_v2, whole genome shotgun sequence DNA harbors:
- the DEPDC7 gene encoding DEP domain-containing protein 7 isoform X1 — protein sequence MATVREKAAALNLSAFQSPAQRPPGFSVAQKPFGATYVWSSIINTLQTQVEVKKRRHHLKRHNDCFVGSEAVDVIFSHLMQNKYFGDVDIPRAKVVRVCQALMDYKVFEAVPTKVFGKDKKPTFEDSSCSLYRFTTPPNQDSQLGKENKLCSPSRYADALFKSSDIRSASLEDLWENLSLKPADSPRVNISATLSPQVVNEVWQEETIVRLLQLIDLPLLDTLLKRQEVIPKVTQPKRQPDLVNNRNYLDRGILKAYSDSQEDEWLSSAIDCLEYLPDQMVVDISRNFPEQPDRIDLVKELLFDAISKYYSSREPLLNHLSDVHNGIAELLVNGKTEIALEATQLFLKLLDSQNREEFRRLLYFMAVAAHPSEFKLQHESDNRMVVKRIFSKAIVHNKSLSKGKTDLLVLFLMDHQKDVFKIPGTLHKIVSVKLMDIQKGRDPNRDTGYIYCQRIDRGDYSDHTRKTTKDELLNLLKNIDEDSKLSAKEKKKLLGQFYKCHPDVFIEYFGN from the exons gTTTCAGTGTAGCCCAGAAGCCATTTGGAGCCACATATGTTTGGAGCAGCATTATAAACACTCTTCAAACACAGGTGGAGGTGAAAAAACGAAGGcatcatttaaaaagacacaatGACTGCTTTGTTGGTTCAGAAGCTGTGGATGTCATTTTTTCTCATCTAATGCAGAATAAATATTTTGGTGATGTAGATATTCCTCGGGCCAAAGTGGTAAGAGTTTGTCAGGCACTTATGGACTACAAAGTATTTGAAGCAGTTCCAACCAAAGTCTTCGGAAAAGACAAAAAACCCACATTTGAAGATAGTAGTTGCAGCCTTTATAGATTCACAACACCACCTAACCAAGACAGTCAAttagggaaagaaaacaaactgtgTTCACCTTCCAG atatgcagatgcatTATTTAAGTCCTCTGACATCAGATCCGCAAGTTTAGAGGATCTGTGGGAAAACCTGAGTTTAAAGCCTGCCGACTCTCCTCGTGTAAATATCTCTGCAACCTTGTCTCCGCAAG TTGTTAATGAAGTATGGCAAGAAGAAACAATAGTGCGACTGCTCCAGCTTATAGACCTTCCTCTCCTTGACACCCTCCTCAAACGGCAAGAGGTGATACCTAAGGTTACTCAGCCTAAGAGGCAGCCTGACTTGGTCAACAACAGGAACTATCTGGATCGAGGGATTCTCAAGGCTTACAGTGATTCCCA GGAAGATGAGTGGCTCTCTTCAGCAATTGACTGCTTGGAATACCTTCCAGACCAGATGGTGGTAGACATAAGCAGAAACTTTCCTGAGCAACCAGATAGAATAGACTTAGTGAAAGAACTTCTGTTTGATGCCATTAGCAAATATTACAGTAGTAGGGAGCCTCTGTTAAATCACTTATCTGATGTTCATAATGGAATTGCAGAACTCCTAG TGAATGGGAAGACTGAAATAGCATTAGAAGCTACTCAGCTCTTTCTAAAGCTTTTGGATTCCCAAAATAGAGAAGAATTTAGAAGACTGCTGTATTTCATGGCTGTTGCAGCACATCCTTCCGAATTTAAATTACAGCACGAA AGTGACAACCGAATGGTTGTGAAAAGGATATTCTCAAAAGCTATTGTTCACAATAAAAGTTTATCCAAAGGCAAAACTGATCTTCTGGTACTCTTTttaatggatcatcaaaaagatGTTTTTAAG attcctggAACTCTACATAAAATTGTCAGTGTTAAGCTCATGGACATTCAGAAGGGAAGAGATCCAAACAGAGACACAG GATATATTTATTGCCAGAGAATTGACCGAGGTGATTATTCTGACCATACAAGGAAGACAACCAAGGATGAGCTATTGAATTTACTAAAAAATATTGATGAGGATTCAAAGCTTTCtgccaaagagaagaaaaaattgtTAGGTCAATTCTATAAGTGTCACCCAGACGTCTTTATTGAGTATTTTGGGAACTGA
- the DEPDC7 gene encoding DEP domain-containing protein 7 isoform X2 — MQNKYFGDVDIPRAKVVRVCQALMDYKVFEAVPTKVFGKDKKPTFEDSSCSLYRFTTPPNQDSQLGKENKLCSPSRYADALFKSSDIRSASLEDLWENLSLKPADSPRVNISATLSPQVVNEVWQEETIVRLLQLIDLPLLDTLLKRQEVIPKVTQPKRQPDLVNNRNYLDRGILKAYSDSQEDEWLSSAIDCLEYLPDQMVVDISRNFPEQPDRIDLVKELLFDAISKYYSSREPLLNHLSDVHNGIAELLVNGKTEIALEATQLFLKLLDSQNREEFRRLLYFMAVAAHPSEFKLQHESDNRMVVKRIFSKAIVHNKSLSKGKTDLLVLFLMDHQKDVFKIPGTLHKIVSVKLMDIQKGRDPNRDTGYIYCQRIDRGDYSDHTRKTTKDELLNLLKNIDEDSKLSAKEKKKLLGQFYKCHPDVFIEYFGN; from the exons ATGCAGAATAAATATTTTGGTGATGTAGATATTCCTCGGGCCAAAGTGGTAAGAGTTTGTCAGGCACTTATGGACTACAAAGTATTTGAAGCAGTTCCAACCAAAGTCTTCGGAAAAGACAAAAAACCCACATTTGAAGATAGTAGTTGCAGCCTTTATAGATTCACAACACCACCTAACCAAGACAGTCAAttagggaaagaaaacaaactgtgTTCACCTTCCAG atatgcagatgcatTATTTAAGTCCTCTGACATCAGATCCGCAAGTTTAGAGGATCTGTGGGAAAACCTGAGTTTAAAGCCTGCCGACTCTCCTCGTGTAAATATCTCTGCAACCTTGTCTCCGCAAG TTGTTAATGAAGTATGGCAAGAAGAAACAATAGTGCGACTGCTCCAGCTTATAGACCTTCCTCTCCTTGACACCCTCCTCAAACGGCAAGAGGTGATACCTAAGGTTACTCAGCCTAAGAGGCAGCCTGACTTGGTCAACAACAGGAACTATCTGGATCGAGGGATTCTCAAGGCTTACAGTGATTCCCA GGAAGATGAGTGGCTCTCTTCAGCAATTGACTGCTTGGAATACCTTCCAGACCAGATGGTGGTAGACATAAGCAGAAACTTTCCTGAGCAACCAGATAGAATAGACTTAGTGAAAGAACTTCTGTTTGATGCCATTAGCAAATATTACAGTAGTAGGGAGCCTCTGTTAAATCACTTATCTGATGTTCATAATGGAATTGCAGAACTCCTAG TGAATGGGAAGACTGAAATAGCATTAGAAGCTACTCAGCTCTTTCTAAAGCTTTTGGATTCCCAAAATAGAGAAGAATTTAGAAGACTGCTGTATTTCATGGCTGTTGCAGCACATCCTTCCGAATTTAAATTACAGCACGAA AGTGACAACCGAATGGTTGTGAAAAGGATATTCTCAAAAGCTATTGTTCACAATAAAAGTTTATCCAAAGGCAAAACTGATCTTCTGGTACTCTTTttaatggatcatcaaaaagatGTTTTTAAG attcctggAACTCTACATAAAATTGTCAGTGTTAAGCTCATGGACATTCAGAAGGGAAGAGATCCAAACAGAGACACAG GATATATTTATTGCCAGAGAATTGACCGAGGTGATTATTCTGACCATACAAGGAAGACAACCAAGGATGAGCTATTGAATTTACTAAAAAATATTGATGAGGATTCAAAGCTTTCtgccaaagagaagaaaaaattgtTAGGTCAATTCTATAAGTGTCACCCAGACGTCTTTATTGAGTATTTTGGGAACTGA